From a single Theropithecus gelada isolate Dixy chromosome 10, Tgel_1.0, whole genome shotgun sequence genomic region:
- the MTFP1 gene encoding mitochondrial fission process protein 1 isoform X1, protein MSEPQPRGAERDLYRDTWVRYLGYANEVGEAFRSLVPAAVVWLSYGVASSYVLADAIDKGKKAGEVPSPEAGRSARVTVAVVDTFVWQALASVAIPGFTINRVCAASLYVLGTATRWPLAVRKWSTTVLGLLTIPVIIHPIDRSVDFLLDSSLRKLYPSVGKPSSS, encoded by the exons ATGTCAGAGCCGCAGCCGCGGGGCGCAGAGCGCGATCTCTACCGGGACACGTGGGTGCGATACCTGG GCTATGCCAATGAGGTGGGCGAGGCTTTCCGCTCTCTTGTGCCAGCGGCGGTGGTGTGGCTGAGCTATGGCGTGGCCAGCTCCTACGTGCTGGCGGATGCCATTGACAAAGGCAAGAAGGCTGGAGAG GTACCGAGCCCTGAAGCAGGCCGCAGCGCCAGGGTGACCGTGGCTGTGGTGGACACCTTTGTATGGCAGGCTCTGGCCTCTGTGGCCATTCCGGGCTTCACCATCAACCGCGTGTGTGCCGCCTCTCTTTATGTCCTGGGCACTGCCACCCGCTGGCCCCTGGCTGTCCGCAAGTGGAGCACCACTGTGCTTGGGCTGTTGACCATCCCCGTCATTATCCACCCCATTGACAG GTCAGTGGATTTcctcctggactccagcctgcGCAAGCTCTACCCGTCAGTCGGGAAGCCCAGCTCCTCCTGA
- the MTFP1 gene encoding mitochondrial fission process protein 1 isoform X2 has translation MSEPQPRGAERDLYRDTWVRYLGYANEVGEAFRSLVPAAVVWLSYGVASSYVLADAIDKGKKAGEALASVAIPGFTINRVCAASLYVLGTATRWPLAVRKWSTTVLGLLTIPVIIHPIDRSVDFLLDSSLRKLYPSVGKPSSS, from the exons ATGTCAGAGCCGCAGCCGCGGGGCGCAGAGCGCGATCTCTACCGGGACACGTGGGTGCGATACCTGG GCTATGCCAATGAGGTGGGCGAGGCTTTCCGCTCTCTTGTGCCAGCGGCGGTGGTGTGGCTGAGCTATGGCGTGGCCAGCTCCTACGTGCTGGCGGATGCCATTGACAAAGGCAAGAAGGCTGGAGAG GCTCTGGCCTCTGTGGCCATTCCGGGCTTCACCATCAACCGCGTGTGTGCCGCCTCTCTTTATGTCCTGGGCACTGCCACCCGCTGGCCCCTGGCTGTCCGCAAGTGGAGCACCACTGTGCTTGGGCTGTTGACCATCCCCGTCATTATCCACCCCATTGACAG GTCAGTGGATTTcctcctggactccagcctgcGCAAGCTCTACCCGTCAGTCGGGAAGCCCAGCTCCTCCTGA
- the MTFP1 gene encoding mitochondrial fission process protein 1 isoform X3, translating into MSEPQPRGAERDLYRDTWVRYLGYANEVGEAFRSLVPAAVVWLSYGVASSYVLADAIDKGKKAGEVSGFPPGLQPAQALPVSREAQLLLITRWYLACASASSCFMSTSHSCQGMWTPGSLGSKDPGT; encoded by the exons ATGTCAGAGCCGCAGCCGCGGGGCGCAGAGCGCGATCTCTACCGGGACACGTGGGTGCGATACCTGG GCTATGCCAATGAGGTGGGCGAGGCTTTCCGCTCTCTTGTGCCAGCGGCGGTGGTGTGGCTGAGCTATGGCGTGGCCAGCTCCTACGTGCTGGCGGATGCCATTGACAAAGGCAAGAAGGCTGGAGAG GTCAGTGGATTTcctcctggactccagcctgcGCAAGCTCTACCCGTCAGTCGGGAAGCCCAGCTCCTCCTGATCACACGCTGGTACCTGGCCTGTGCATCAGCCTCCTCCTGCTTCATGTCAACCTCCCACTCCTGCCAGGGGATGTGGACACCTGGTTCCCTGGGGTCCAAAGACCCTGGCACCTGA